A window of Octopus sinensis linkage group LG29, ASM634580v1, whole genome shotgun sequence contains these coding sequences:
- the LOC115226175 gene encoding acyl-coenzyme A amino acid N-acyltransferase 1-like: protein MILRPSYQLLSALRHIPTYPTFLSRALVSVTVNPEKGLVDEQLSVSVSGLKPEENVTVSATIEQSSKKRETVFRSFGHFKASVDGCVNLVTDPCLAGTYTGIDPMGLFWSMTQAVGKHGRIMTHDATKSLDYTMMVHPGHISQHSDFSSDIKPLATKLVQRSFMRSGVRKITVNHGRLRGSLFIPSDETTNRQQRRRYPAVIDLFGSTGSLIESRGALLASNGFITLSLAYFAYKDLPSVVNEVDFEYFEEAIDYLMNHEQVSCEKGIGVLGTSLGGVIALYMAKECPQVSAAISINATPTFFVFSIRHNGKQLPYCCSIDCGHTVYSDDGCMITNWKTDESKLFYLDESSRSKVLFFISGDDPLLYADDYYMWLKNLTPAKKKDVEFIIYEGAGHLLEPPYTPLFNSCYSTYFRGPAIFGGYPRQHAEAQEKSWLKIREFFTENL from the coding sequence ATGATCCTCCGTCCATCCTACCAACTACTCTCTGCTCTACGTCATATACCCACCTACCCAACATTCTTATCCAGAGCGCTAGTTTCGGTAACAGTGAATCCAGAAAAGGGTTTGGTTGATGAGCAATTGTCTGTGAGTGTTTCTGGTTTGAAACCTGAAGAAAATGTCACAGTCAGTGCCACAATCGAACAGAGCTCAAAGAAAAGAGAAACCGTTTTCAGGTCTTTCGGACATTTCAAAGCTTCAGTTGACGGATGTGTTAATCTGGTCACTGACCCATGTTTAGCGGGAACTTACACTGGAATTGATCCCATGGGATTATTTTGGAGTATGACTCAGGCAGTTGGAAAACATGGTAGAATTATGACTCATGATGCCACCAAATCTTTGGATTACACTATGATGGTCCACCCTGGTCATATCTCACAGCACTCTGATTTTTCTTCTGATATAAAACCATTGGCAACGAAGTTGGTTCAACGATCGTTTATGAGATCTGGTGTCCGCAAAATCACAGTTAACCACGGAAGACTTCGGGGTAGTTTATTCATACCAAGTGACGAAACGACCAAcagacaacaacgacgacggtaTCCTGCTGTGATAGACCTGTTTGGTAGCACCGGTTCTTTGATAGAATCCAGAGGGGCTCTGTTAGCATCCAATGGATTTATCACTTTAAGTTTGGCCTATTTTGCTTATAAAGACTTACCTTCAGTCGTCAACGAGGTTGACTTTGAATATTTCGAAGAGGCtattgattatcttatgaacCACGAGCAGGTTTCCTGTGAGAAAGGTATAGGTGTGTTAGGGACATCTCTGGGAGGGGTAATAGCTCTATATATGGCCAAAGAGTGTCCGCAAGTAAGCGCTGCTATAAGTATTAATGCTACCCCAACCTTCTTTGTTTTTAGCATCCGCCATAACGGTAAACAGCTGCCATATTGCTGTTCaattgattgtggccatactgtaTACAGTGATGATGGATGCATGATTACAAATTGGAAAACAgatgaatctaaattgttttatTTAGATGAAAGTTCTCGTAGTAAAGTATTGTTTTTCATCAGCGGTGATGACCCTTTACTTTACGCTGATGACTATTACATGTGGCTCAAAAACTTAACACCCGcgaaaaaaaaagatgttgaatTTATTATATACGAGGGTGCTGGCCACCTCTTGGAACCTCCATATACCCCTCTCTTTAATTCTTGTTATTCTACATACTTTAGGGGGCCTGCTATTTTTGGGGGTTACCCTCGACAACATGCTGAGGCACAAGAAAAGTCCTGGTTAAAAATCAGGGAATTTTTTACCGAAAATCTATAA